A single region of the Liolophura sinensis isolate JHLJ2023 chromosome 9, CUHK_Ljap_v2, whole genome shotgun sequence genome encodes:
- the LOC135475245 gene encoding uncharacterized protein LOC135475245, with translation MANHLDSFLSDPSPVPLSTQSDLVAITNTPDPASNSVPEQPTCIAVKIASSDNPDPSSCTRSLPEVKPEADTNPGPVSDVQKTCSADDSGEVNASCSPIPNGSPQEPAGNNPHTSTDIHHKAAEDPHPFPLGSSLGAGGEKSPKNFQEASSQNHPDPEKNVQGSACEKHSEKSLNPGRETNAADILTKDSSEQAVSNSTETSSRRSERKAKAFARVRLVLAHEQLIDDDNFLGFTNRKTYLPPKKRKKLCQFKAEHHQVKPKLPNSTAVSGSKKGSNRQKVECTSTGKASQVKDKIKKKQTDESLKKTSSVSTGEENSCGTDNAAKKNNIKPKRTIPKLEWFNCDYCHYKTSNKYYIRRHEMTHEKPKISFECHYCDYVTKSVIRYKEHEAQHTHEKPFKCQHCDYCSRSYTDFRRHQAKHASEKKYKCPHCDFTTKWSRNVSHHVLKHTTARPHKCHICGFSFKRIQDLKYHLYRHNDVKPISCDRCDFKCKTNYELRCHKLKHSDERFFACTHPGCGQKTKTKSDLTKHMNIHNVEKKYICGVCQKGFNAKSTLAKHVRIHGDRVLLKCDICQKNLKTRASLQGHLKLHQGLYPFACDICHRRFAVKWNLLKHQETHTLGGRPYRCPICPYGARTMEHLLTHIGSMHGKSYAYFCEICRKPFKRYGQLKIHMGRMHETTLSQTAPLNMESMLKEVEPDIKKGIKEEELASIGEGGLELVEVKQEPVETLSLDPTNVAALITDNSSQCTASETRSEPSMSRGTVDQSDIVGTELKPEMNPSLIEEGKPVATVGIYNGFTLPLATKGFEFNLEKRGKKPDSWFMDLQNMPSKAADKHKQYLYKKEHGLLVNHKPRLPKDKAEREAERRRRKLEKFIISCRVSTKSDTTLIFQTEKQKKKCLKLKKKVLYKSMKCNTVAALLQRSEKNKGCSSELFITDQPRKIKSQSKCKRKKKSGVQAEKIQSSSTRAYADVKGKEEADNEANVGLPLKETFPNTDISESPQTSVPCSTDPNRSNNMTSPAVICETNISTGNVPVKRKRGRPKGSRNKCLQPSSQDKALTHTNTEGPVCITKQPRKCAVKTKVKRTLRSGTETWNSAEKIKSDNEKGVGDIQPMSLDEIPEETATSFEYQKDELADNRKPFMIKNECVMAPTLNTKKPTSAEESKNVLSDACIVVKRKRGRPKGSLNKKTLARMASTKASTTLIGKGEQSEKELELAYTEANQDYPGPSPVCYPNFPSSETPDVVAEDNATVQTQPELEVKSLEKRKEKFHKESEAQANIRQCSVALSVIRDNSLKTGCLHLPPENPVETVVLKKDGNLEAKLEDPAIRDTGGLVEMSSIPDASSSSDDQKGSHVSAVGDSNVPLSAPAICGGNETSNVGRKRRKPNKSEIRRKCRKPGSCQVGLFSCVYEDGNGSLTSTGPTHATSEVCIKAEVLSDDADGISVRKPSERTFQTNASTTVSMNASPKTNAAFLEPHRVSDDHSKTRSNPNILTAGSENLVKQEPMCVGVSVGETFHDNRGDDNCPDNLTLDNSFFK, from the coding sequence ATGGCTAATCATTTAGACAGTTTTCTCTCCGATCCTTCACCAGTACCCCTGTCGACACAATCTGACCTGGTGGCCATCACTAACACACCTGACCCAGCCAGTAACAGTGTGCCAGAGCAGCCAACTTGTATCGCCGTGAAAATTGCTTCATCAGATAATCCAGATCCATCCTCCTGCACACGTAGTCTACCTGAGGTTAAGCCAGAGGCTGACACAAACCCAGGCCCGGTTAGTGACGTACAGAAGACATGTTCAGCAGATGATTCAGGAGAAGTTAATGCTAGTTGCAGCCCAATTCCAAATGGCAGCCCCCAAGAACCTGCCGGAAACAATCCCCACACCTCAACAGATATTCACCACAAGGCAGCAGAAGACCCTCATCCCTTCCCCTTGGGCAGCAGTTTGGGGGCAGGTGGGGAGAAGAGTCCTAAGAACTTTCAGGAGGCATCTTCACAAAACCATCCTGACCcggaaaaaaatgtacaaggGTCTGCTTGTGAGAAACATTCAGAAAAGAGCCTGAATCCAGGGCGAGAGACTAATGCAGCTGATATTCTTACCAAAGATTCCAGTGAGCAAGCTGTTTCAAATTCCACAGAGACAAGCTCTCGACGATCGGAACGTAAAGCCAAGGCATTTGCCCGAGTTAGACTCGTGCTCGCTCACGAACAGTTGATTGATGACGACAATTTTCTGGGATTCACAAACAGAAAAACTTACCTACCtccaaagaaaagaaagaaactttGTCAGTTTAAGGCTGAACACCACCAAGTTAAGCCCAAACTGCCCAATTCCACGGCTGTGTCTGGGTCAAAAAAGGGCTCTAACAGGCAAAAGGTAGAATGCACAAGCACTGGTAAGGCTTCACAAGTGAAggataaaatcaaaaaaaagcaaaccgATGAATCCCTGAAGAAAACATCTTCAGTTTCGACTGGTGAAGAAAACAGTTGTGGGACTGATAACGcagctaaaaaaaataatatcaaacCCAAACGCACAATACCCAAGTTGGAATGGTTTAACTGTGATTACTGTCATTACAAAACcagtaataaatattacatcaGACGTCATGAAATGACACACGAAAAACCAAAAATCTCCTTTGAATGCCATTATTGTGATTATGTTACGAAAAGCGTCATTCGTTACAAAGAACATGAAGCGCAGCACACACATGAAAAACCCTTCAAGTGTCAGCACTGTGACTATTGCTCACGAAGCTACACAGATTTTAGAAGACATCAAGCAAAGCATGCATCGGAAAAGAAGTACAAGTGTCCACACTGTGATTTTACAACCAAGTGGTCGCGCAATGTCAGCCATCATGTGCTCAAGCATACAACTGCTCGCCCTCACAAGTGTCATATCTGCGGATTCTCCTTCAAACGAATTCAAGACCTTAAGTACCATTTGTATCGCCACAACGATGTGAAGCCAATATCATGCGACCGTTGCGACTTCAAGTGTAAAACGAATTACGAGTTGAGGTGCCACAAGTTGAAGCACAGCGATGAGAGATTCTTTGCTTGCACACATCCAGGCTGCGGGCAGAAAACCAAAACCAAATCGGATCTGACAAAACACATGAACATTCACAACGTGGAAAAAAAGTACATATGTGGAGTGTGTCAGAAAGGGTTCAATGCCAAGTCAACTTTAGCGAAGCATGTTAGGATTCACGGAGACCGGGTGCTGcttaaatgtgacatttgtcagaagaATCTGAAGACACGTGCTAGCCTTCAAGGTCATCTGAAACTTCACCAGGGTCTTTATCCATTCGCCTGTGATATCTGTCACAGACGCTTTGCGGTCAAATGGAATCTTTTGAAGCACCAGGAAACTCACACTCTTGGCGGCCGACCCTATAGGTGCCCCATTTGCCCGTATGGGGCCAGAACAATGGAGCACCTTCTCACTCATATCGGTTCCATGCATGGGAAATCCTACGCCTACTTTTGTGAGATTTGTCGAAAACCCTTCAAGAGGTATGGTCAGCTTAAAATACACATGGGCAGAATGCATGAAACAACACTCAGCCAAACTGCACCTTTGAATATGGAGTCTATGCTGAAGGAAGTGGAACCAGATATTAAAAAGGGAATCAAAGAGGAGGAACTTGCGTCAATAGGAGAGGGAGGCTTAGAACTTGTGGAGGTGAAACAGGAGCCAGTTGAGACGCTGTCCCTGGATCCCACAAATGTGGCTGCCTTGATAACAGATAATAGTTCTCAGTGTACAGCCAGTGAGACGAGAAGTGAACCAAGCATGTCACGTGGTACAGTGGACCAGTCAGACATTGTGGGCACAGAACTCAAACCAGAAATGAACCCTTCTTTGATTGAGGAAGGTAAGCCTGTGGCGACAGTTGGTATTTATAACGGCTTTACTTTACCACTTGCTACAAAAGGATTCGAATTCAATTTGGAAAAACGGGGTAAAAAGCCAGACTCATGGTTTATGGATCTCCAAAACATGCCAAGTAAAGCTGCAGACAAACACAAGCAATACTTGTACAAAAAAGAGCATGGATTACTCGTCAATCACAAGCCAAGACTACCCAAGGACAAGGCAGAGCGGGAAGCTGAAAGACGGAGACGTAAATTGGAGAAATTCATCATTTCCTGTAGAGTCTCCACCAAAAGCGACACAACTCTGATATTCCAAACAGAGAAGCAGAAGAAAAAATGTcttaaactgaaaaagaaagTCTTGTATAAGTCGATGAAATGTAACACTGTAGCAGCTCTGCTGCAGAGATCGGAAAAAAATAAAGGTTGCTCATCAGAACTATTCATCACTGATCAGCCACGCAAAATAAAGAGCCAGTCAAAATGCAAGCGTAAGAAAAAGTCAGGGGTGCAGGCAGAGAAGATACAATCTTCAAGTACGCGGGCGTATGCTGATGTTAAAGGTAAGGAAGAGGCAGATAATGAAGCAAATGTTGGATTGCCTTTAAAAGAAACCTTCCCAAATACAGACATATCTGAATCTCCTCAGACATCAGTTCCATGCAGCACTGACCCCAACCGTTCTAACAATATGACAAGCCCTGCAGTTATTTGTGAGACAAATATCTCCACAGGGAATGTGCCTGTAAAGAGAAAGCGAGGACGTCCAAAAGGATCGAGGAACAAATGCTTACAACCATCCTCACAAGACAAAGCCTTAACTCACACAAATACTGAAGGACCAGTGTGCATAACTAAGCAGCCCCGCAAATGTGCagtgaaaacaaaagttaaacGTACTCTAAGGAGTGGAACAGAGACGTGGAATTCGgctgaaaaaatcaaatcagataATGAGAAAGGTGTTGGTGATATTCAGCCGATGAGTTTGGATGAAATTCCTGAAGAAACAGCAACGTCCTTTGAGTACCAGAAAGATGAATTAGCAGACAACAGAAAACCCTTTATGATTAAGAATGAATGTGTCATGGCACCGACATTGAATACAAAGAAACCTACATCCGCAGAAGAATCAAAGAATGTCTTGTCAGATGCCTGTATTGTGGTTAAACGAAAGAGAGGAAGACCCAAGGGTTCGTTGAACAAGAAAACCTTAGCCCGCATGGCCTCCACGAAAGCCTCTACCACCTTGATAGGAAAAGGTGAACAGAGCGAGAAAGAGTTGGAGCTCGCCTACACAGAAGCTAACCAAGATTACCCAGGTCCATCCCCAGTGTGCTATCCAAATTTCCCATCATCAGAGACACCTGATGTTGTAGCAGAGGACAATGCCACTGTTCAAACACAGCCAGAGCTAGAGGTTAAGTCACTGGAGAAGAGAAAGGAGAAATTCCACAAGGAAAGTGAAGCCCAGGCCAACATACGCCAATGTTCTGTCGCATTGTCAGTAATAAGAGACAATTCTCTAAAAACAGGATGTCTGCACTTACCCCCAGAAAATCCTGTTGAGACTGTTGTGTTGAAGAAGGATGGGAATTTAGAGGCCAAACTGGAAGATCCTGCCATCAGAGACACAGGTGGCCTGGTTGAAATGTCCTCCATACCAGATGCTTCAAGTTCATCAGATGACCAGAAGGGCAGCCATGTTTCAGCAGTTGGAGATTCTAATGTACCGCTTAGTGCCCCTGCCATCTGTGGTGGAAATGAAACGTCAAATGTGGGCAGGAAAAGAAGGAAGCCGAATAAGAGCGAAATACGACGAAAATGTAGAAAGCCAGGAAGTTGTCAAGTTGGTCTGTTCTCATGTGTTTATGAAGATGGAAACGGGTCATTGACATCAACAGGCCCTACCCACGCCACTTCTGAAGTGTGCATTAAAGCAGAGGTTTTGTCTGATGATGCCGATGGCATATCAGTTAGGAAGCCTTCGGAGCGAACCTTCCAGACCAATGCATCAACCACTGTATCTATGAATGCGTCTCCCAAAACTAACGCAGCATTCCTTGAACCACATAGGGTTTCCGATGATCACAGCAAGACGAGATCAAATCCAAATATACTGACAGCAGGCAGTGAGAATCTGGTTAAGCAAGAGCCAATGTGCGTGGGTGTATCTGTTGGAGAAACTTTTCATGACAATAGAGGCGATGACAATTGCCCAGACAACCTGACATTGGACAACTCTTTCTTCAAGTAG
- the LOC135474939 gene encoding ribosome biogenesis protein bop1-like: MTGKRKDREPTIQNDSSNGVTDDVGDLLLEHLSGDEESGDSTDSEESVYSGLEEEETSSSENENQKMAENSDEDESDVSEEQQEEDDKDKDEKDTPGTSTTIQKTYDEYEHDTSDEEDIRNTVGNIPMEWYRDFKHIGYTVDGKKIIKPKKGDELDNFLKRMDDPNYWRTVTNEMTGQDILLSEEDLRTIQRIQAGKYPSSSTETYEPWVDFFSSEVMIHPLTNRPEHKRSFIPSKWERLKVGQMVHALKMGWMKPSSEKKEEDNEPKYYQLWKDDEETEITRRYRQHIPAPKLSLPGHEESYNPPPEYLFTKEEEDAWKEKEPEERRINFIPQKYSSLRLVPAYSRFINERFERCLDLYLCPRQRKMRMNVNPDDLIPKLPKPRELQPFPTTQAMVYEGHSDMVRCISVDPSGQWLASGSDDQTVRLWEIATGRCMKTLKLGGVVKSLTWNPNSSVCLIAVTVESSVILLNPHLGDKLLYTATDNMLANFTKEEEEPNKAPPTTWTRCTGEEYESGLRLRVMHPKDVKQVTWHGKGDYFASVMPQGESMSVLIHQLSKQRSQNPFSKSKGLVQCVLFHPIRPFLFVATQRYVRVYNLLKQELSKKLMTNCKWVSSMAVHHAGDNVIVGSYDCKLSWFDLDLSTKPYHTLRHHKKALRQVAYHKKYPLFASASDDGAVIVCHGMVYNDLLQNPLIVPVKVLRGHQTSKGLSVLDCVFHPSQPWVFSSGADTTIRLFT; this comes from the exons ATGACGGGCAAAAGGAAGGACAGAGAACCTACCATACAGAATGATTCCTCAAATGGAGTGACAGATGACGtg GGTGATTTATTACTGGAACATCTGTCTGGCGATGAGGAAAGTGGTGACTCCACAGACTCTGAGGAGAGCGTGTATTCTGGGCTGGAGGAGGAAGAAACATCCTCCAGTGAGAATGAGAATCAGAAGATGGCGGAGAATTCTGATGAGGACGAGAGTGATGTGAGTGAGGAGCAGCAGGAGGAGGATGACAAGGACAAAGATGAGAAGGACACACCAGGGACTAGTACAACAATACAGAAGACATATGACGAATATGAGCATGACACGTCTGATGAAGAG GACATTAGAAATACGGTAGGAAACATACCGATGGAATGGTACAGAGATTTCAAACACATTGGCTACACAGTTGATGGCAAAAAGATCATCAAACCGAAAAAGGGAGATGAGCTGGACAACTTCCTTAAAAGAATGGATGACCCAAATTATTG GAGAACAGTGACCAATGAAATGACAGGACAGGATATCCTCCTCAGTGAGGAGGATTTGAGGACCATCCAGAGGATACAGGCAGGCAAATACCCATCTTCTTCGACGGAGACCTACGAG cCGTGGGTTGATTTCTTCAGTTCTGAAGTCATGATTCATCCTTTGACAAATAGACCAGAGCACAAAAGAAGCTTTATTCCTTCAAAATGGGAGAGGTTAAAG GTTGGTCAAATGGTGCATGCGCTTAAAATGGGATGGATGAAACCCAGTTCTGAGAAGAAGGAAGAAGATAATGAACCGAAGTATTACCAGCTGTGGAAGGATGATGAAGAA ACTGAGATTACCAGGAGATACAGACAGCACATCCCTGCCCCCAAGCTGTCCCTGCCGGGCCATGAGGAGTCCTACAACCCACCCCCGGAGTATCTGTTCACCAAAGAAGAG gaaGACGCATGGAAAGAGAAAGAGCCAGAGGAAAGAAGGATCAACTTCATCCCTCAGAAGTACTCTTCTCTGCGCCTGGTGCCAGCCTACTCGCGATTTATAAATGAGCGGTTTGAGAGATGCCTGGATCTGTATCTCTGCCCTCGTCAGCGAAAAATGAGA ATGAACGTCAATCCTGATGACCTCATTCCTAAGCTGCCTAAGCCGCGGGAACTACAGCCCTTCCCTACCACCCAGGCTATG GTGTATGAGGGTCACAGTGACATGGTTAGGTGTATCAGCGTGGACCCCTCAGGCCAGTGGCTCGCCTCAG gttcagatgacCAGACAGTCAGGTTGTGGGAAATCGCCACTGGGCGCTGTATGAAGACGCTGAAGCTAGGGGGTGTGGTGAAGAGCCTAACCTGGAACCCCAACTCCTCAGTCTGCCTCATTGCTGTTACTGT GGAATCATCGGTAATTTTACTGAACCCACATCTAGGAGACAAACTGTTGTACACAGCGACGGACAACATGCTGGCAAACTTCACCAAGGAGGAGGAGGAGCCTAATAAAGCCCCGCCCACCACCTGGACCAGATGTACTGGGGAGGAGTATGAGAGCGGGCTGAGGTTACGAGTGATGCACCCTAAG GATGTGAAGCAGGTGACGTGGCATGGCAAGGGAGACTACTTTGCCTCGGTGATGCCCCAGGGAGAGAGCATGTCTGTTCTTATCCATCAGCTATCAAAGCAGCGATCTCAG AACCCATTCAGCAAATCCAAAGGACTGGTCCAGTGTGTTTTGTTCCATCCAATCAGACCATTTCTGTTTGTAGCC ACCCAACGCTATGTTCGTGTGTATAATTTACTGAAGCAGGAGTTATCCAAGAAACTGATGACCAACTGTAAATGGGTGTCCAGTATGGCCGTTCACCATGCAG GTGATAATGTAATTGTGGGAAGCTACGACTGCAAACTGAGCTGGTTTGACCTGGACTTGTCCACAAAGCCATACCACACCTTAAG GCATCACAAGAAAGCTCTGAGGCAGGTTGCCTACCACAAAAAGTATCCTCTGTTTGCCTCTGCCTCTGATGATGGAGCTGTTATTGTATGCCATGGAATGGTATACAA TGATCTGTTGCAGAATCCTTTGATCGTACCTGTGAAGGTGTTAAGAGGTCACCAGACCAGTAAAGGCCTCTCTGTGTTAGACTGTGTGTTCCACCCCTCACAGCCTTGGGTGTTCTCAAGTGGGGCAGACACAACCATAAGACTCTTCACGTGA